One genomic segment of Pseudomonas chlororaphis subsp. aurantiaca includes these proteins:
- a CDS encoding penicillin acylase family protein, which translates to MKRSLTVLVVLILALAAGGGWYLYSKQPSRQGQVELERLQGSVTVRYDERGVPHIRAENETDLYRALGYVHAQDRLFQMEVMRRLARGELAEILGPKLLDTDKLFRSLRIRERADSYVAGLDRQSPAWKGLQAYLDGINQYQNTHPQPIEFDVLGIPKRSFTAEDSISVAGYMAYSFAAAFRTEPLLTYVRDQLGSDYLKVFDLDWQPKGALAKGRGPLAPSLATSDWQDLGAIARLSEQALADAGLPQFEGSNAWAVSGSRTKSGKPLLAGDPHIRFAVPSVWYEAQLSAPGFELYGHHQALVPFAFLGHNLDFGWSLTMFQNDDLDLIAEKVNPNNANQVWYRGKWVDLVNSEQQIAVKGQSPVTQILRQSPHGPIINEVLGANAGKTPIAMWWAFLETPNPILDGFYQLNRADTLAKARSAASKVQAPGLNIVWANAKGDIGWWAAALLPKRPIGAKGAFILDGSTSLADKEGFYPFSANPQEENPARGYIVSANFQPVSPTGMEIPGYYNLADRGQQLDRQLSDKSVKWDIETSQKLQLGTTTAYGPRLLAPLLPVLREVVSDPQELKLVEQLAQWKGDYPLDSTSATLFNQFLFNLTDAAFHDELGDAFFDTLLSTRVIDAALPRLAASADSPWWDNRNTLGQESRADTVRVAWRASLAHLKATFGDNPTQWRWGQAHTLTHSHPLGLQKPLDRVFNVGPFAAPGTHEVPNNQSAKIGPAPWPVTYGPSTRRLIDFADPAHSLTVNPVGQSGVLFDKHYQDQAEAYIEGVYQQAHFNEEEVMANTHSTLKLLPARAAQ; encoded by the coding sequence ATGAAACGCAGCCTGACCGTACTCGTCGTCCTGATCCTCGCCCTCGCCGCGGGTGGAGGCTGGTACCTGTACAGCAAGCAGCCGTCGCGCCAGGGCCAGGTCGAGCTGGAGCGCCTGCAGGGCTCGGTCACGGTGCGTTACGACGAACGCGGCGTGCCGCATATCCGCGCGGAAAACGAAACCGACCTGTACCGCGCCCTGGGCTATGTCCACGCCCAGGACCGGCTGTTCCAGATGGAGGTCATGCGGCGCCTGGCCCGCGGTGAGCTGGCCGAGATACTCGGCCCCAAACTGCTCGACACCGACAAACTGTTCCGCAGCCTGCGCATCCGCGAACGCGCCGACAGCTACGTCGCCGGGCTGGATCGCCAGTCGCCTGCCTGGAAGGGCCTGCAAGCCTATCTGGACGGGATCAATCAGTATCAGAACACTCACCCGCAACCGATCGAGTTCGATGTCCTTGGCATTCCCAAGCGTTCCTTCACCGCCGAAGACAGCATCAGCGTCGCCGGCTACATGGCCTACAGCTTCGCCGCGGCCTTCCGCACCGAGCCGCTGCTGACCTACGTGCGCGACCAGCTCGGCAGCGACTACCTGAAAGTCTTCGACCTCGACTGGCAGCCCAAGGGTGCCCTGGCCAAGGGCCGCGGCCCGCTGGCGCCAAGCCTGGCCACCAGCGACTGGCAGGACCTGGGCGCCATCGCCCGGCTGAGCGAACAGGCCCTGGCCGACGCCGGCCTGCCGCAATTCGAAGGCAGCAACGCCTGGGCGGTGTCCGGCAGCCGCACCAAGAGCGGCAAGCCATTGCTGGCCGGCGACCCGCACATCCGCTTCGCGGTGCCGTCGGTGTGGTACGAGGCCCAGCTGTCGGCGCCGGGCTTCGAGCTCTATGGTCATCACCAGGCGCTGGTGCCCTTCGCCTTTCTCGGCCACAACCTGGATTTCGGCTGGAGCCTGACCATGTTCCAGAACGACGACCTGGACCTGATCGCCGAGAAGGTCAACCCGAACAACGCCAACCAGGTCTGGTACCGCGGCAAGTGGGTCGACCTGGTCAACAGCGAGCAGCAGATCGCGGTGAAGGGCCAGTCGCCGGTCACCCAGATCCTGCGCCAGTCGCCCCATGGGCCGATCATCAACGAGGTGCTCGGGGCCAATGCCGGCAAGACACCGATCGCCATGTGGTGGGCCTTCCTCGAAACGCCGAACCCGATCCTCGACGGCTTCTACCAGCTCAACCGCGCCGACACCCTGGCCAAGGCCCGCAGCGCCGCGTCCAAGGTCCAGGCACCGGGCTTGAACATCGTCTGGGCCAACGCCAAGGGCGATATCGGCTGGTGGGCCGCGGCACTGTTGCCCAAGCGCCCGATCGGCGCCAAGGGCGCATTCATTCTCGACGGCAGCACCTCGCTGGCGGACAAAGAGGGCTTCTACCCGTTCAGCGCCAACCCGCAGGAAGAAAACCCGGCGCGCGGCTATATCGTTTCGGCCAACTTCCAGCCGGTCTCGCCTACCGGTATGGAGATTCCCGGCTACTACAATCTCGCCGACCGCGGCCAGCAACTGGACCGCCAGCTCAGCGACAAGAGCGTGAAGTGGGATATCGAAACCAGCCAGAAGCTCCAGCTGGGCACCACCACCGCCTACGGCCCGCGCCTGCTGGCGCCGCTGCTGCCGGTGTTGCGCGAGGTGGTGAGCGACCCGCAGGAACTCAAGCTGGTGGAGCAACTGGCGCAGTGGAAAGGCGACTACCCGCTGGACTCCACCAGCGCCACCCTGTTCAACCAGTTCCTGTTCAACCTCACCGACGCGGCCTTCCACGACGAGCTGGGCGACGCCTTCTTCGACACCCTGCTGTCCACCCGGGTGATCGACGCCGCGCTGCCACGCCTGGCCGCCTCCGCCGACTCGCCATGGTGGGACAACCGCAACACCCTGGGCCAGGAAAGCCGCGCCGACACGGTCAGGGTCGCCTGGCGCGCGAGTCTCGCTCATCTCAAGGCGACCTTTGGCGACAACCCGACCCAATGGCGGTGGGGCCAGGCGCATACCCTGACCCACAGCCATCCGCTGGGCCTGCAGAAGCCCCTGGACCGGGTTTTCAACGTCGGCCCGTTCGCCGCGCCGGGCACCCACGAAGTGCCGAACAATCAATCGGCCAAGATCGGCCCGGCACCCTGGCCGGTGACCTACGGCCCTTCGACCCGGCGCCTGATCGACTTCGCCGACCCGGCCCACAGCCTGACCGTCAACCCGGTCGGGCAAAGCGGCGTGCTGTTCGACAAGCACTATCAGGATCAGGCCGAGGCCTATATCGAAGGGGTGTACCAGCAGGCGCACTTCAACGAAGAAGAAGTCATGGCCAATACCCACAGCACCCTGAAGCTGTTGCCGGCGCGGGCGGCGCAGTAA